From a single Sorghum bicolor cultivar BTx623 chromosome 5, Sorghum_bicolor_NCBIv3, whole genome shotgun sequence genomic region:
- the LOC110435397 gene encoding uncharacterized protein LOC110435397: protein MAMDGNLLTGHFPAATSATGWSFPATTNSVLRSIPLQNQEVNNNVAAIDALANTMPCLPFFLTGRSAIHAPPMSMPVHQPTQGIVAMAGNPVAGHFPAAMAGDWYSFPATTSSVLPAIPLQTQEENPPQGRVVPANEVANPSQNQAENSPEQTVPSNNNGGRTIRLFGTNVVEGQKEDKD, encoded by the exons ATGGCAATGGATGGCAATCTTTTGACTGGTCATTTCCCAGCTGCCACCTCTGCCACTGGCTGGTCATTCCCTGCAACTACCAACAGCGTCCTTCGTTCTATTCCCTTGCAAAACCAAGAGGTCAACAACAATGTTGCAGCGATTGATGCTCTTGCCAATACTATGCCCTGCTTGCCATTCTTCCTAACTGGTAGAAGTGCCATCCATGCCCCTCCTATGTCGATGCCGGTGCACCAGCCAACTCAAGGGATAGTGGCTATGGCTGGCAATCCTGTGGCTGGTCATTTCCCAGCTGCTATGGCTGGCGATTGGTACTCATTCCCTGCAACTACCAGCAGCGTCCTTCCTGCAATTCCCTTGCAGACTCAAGAGGAGAATCCACCACAAGGGAGAGTGGTGCCTGCTAATG aAGTGGCAAACCCCTCACAGAATCAAGCGGAGAATTCACCAGAGCAAACTGTGCCTAGCAACAATAATGGAGGTCGCACGATTCGTCTCTTTGGCACCAACGTTGTGGAAGGTCAGAAAGAAGACAAAGATTAA
- the LOC110435889 gene encoding uncharacterized protein LOC110435889 produces the protein MAETAAERAAREAQEQRDREAAAARAKALDEYEANYADVHAAAIAVLNIKVLVLVVLDRVANNYTRWRALFLVILGKYALTDHVLTDVVNDDRPAWLQMNCTVLTWIYDTINPDLQQSMMLKEPNARVAWIHVEDEFLGQRESRALLLSAEFRTVKQVSSSIMNFCRCLETMAASLREFGDPVGDRTLVLTLLRGLSKKFRPMVTNIKLRQLFPSFSEARTLLLLEEIDLNDSAGNTGTSSSSTTPAAGAPTLLAATGSTNTAWRPPAGGPAPPGHNQGGAPTGQGNGNQGGRSGRRRGRNKQQQQAPHGQHQRPPAQYQPWAYWAPPPPAPRPMYRPPAVGYMVVQQQQQAPHGYQAAPPGFGAPPGFGAPSGYDYRAPGYHVAPPPPQQQQPWTPMHGGSFDMSSLASNFSTMTLSPLGTGEWYADSGAGSHMVNNAGILTTSHPPSSSHPSSIIVGDGNLLPVTSVGSHSFSNTGRPLVLSNVLVSPNIIKNLISVRRFTTDNNCSIEFDPFGLSVKDLQTRSVIARCNSTGDLYPFFMPSSTTAFTAVASSTTLWHRRLGHIGYEALSTLISSNAIPCNKRHDTHICHACQLGRHVRLPFSMSNSHASHAFDLIHCDLWTSLVVSVSGYKYYLVILDDCTHYTWTFPLCLKSDTFGAITHFFSYVRTQFGSSIKAVQCDNGREFDHSSAHMFFLTHGVVLRMSCPYTSQQNGRAERILRTINNIVRSILFQASLPPVYWADSLHTATYLLNRHPTKTLDGLTPFFSLYDMLGLIATLSSKIPTQILSYLLHLICMLKKLKE, from the coding sequence ATGGCGGAGACCGCGGCCGAGCGCGCCGCCCGAGAGGCCCAGGAGCAGCGCGACCGGGAGGCCGCCGCTGCCCGCGCCAAGGCCCTCGACGAGTACGAGGCCAACTACGCCGACGTCCACGCCGCCGCCATCGCTGTCCTCAACATCAAGGTGCTCGTCCTCGTCGTCCTGGATCGTGTCGCCAACAACTACACCCGGTGGCGCGCCCTCTTCCTCGTCATCTTGGGCAAATATGCCCTCACCGATCACGTCCTCACCGATGTGGTCAACGATGATCGCCCGGCGTGGCTGCAGATGAACTGCACCGTCCTCACGTGGATCTACGACACCATCAACCCCGACCTACAGCAGTCCATGATGTTGAAAGAGCCCAACGCGCGGGTCGCATGGATACATGTGGAGGACGAGTTCCTCGGGCAGCGCGAGTCACGCGCCCTCTTGCTGTCCGCCGAGTTCCGCACCGTCAAGCAAGTCTCCTCCTCCATCATGAACTTCTGCCGCTGCCTCGAGACGATGGCCGCCTCTCTTCGCGAGTTCGGCGACCCCGTTGGCGACCGCACCCTCGTCCTCACCCTGTTGCGCGGCCTCAGCAAGAAGTTCCGCCCCATGGTGACGAACATCAAGCTGCGGCAGCTGTTCCCCAGCTTCTCGGAGGCGAGAACCCTGCTGCTCCTCGAGGAAATTGACCTCAACGACTCCGCCGGCAACACCGGCACGTCCTCCAGCAGCACCACGCCGGCCGCGGGCGCACCGACACTCCTTGCGGCCACGGGCTCCACCAACACCGCATGGCGCCCCCCTGCCGGCGGCCCTGCTCCTCCTGGCCACAACCAGGGCGGCGCACCCACCGGCCAAGGCAATGGCAACCAGGGCGGCCGCTCCGGACGCCGTCGCGGACGcaacaagcagcagcagcaggcaccGCACGGGCAGCACCAGCGCCCGCCGGCGCAGTACCAGCCCTGGGCTTACTGggcaccgccgccgcccgctcCGAGGCCGATGTACAGGCCGCCTGCTGTAGGGTACATGGTcgtacaacagcagcagcaggcgccgCACGGCTACCAGGCCGCTCCACCCGGCTTCGGCGCGCCACCAGGCTTCGGCGCACCATCTGGCTATGATTACAGGGCGCCCGGCTACCACGtcgccccgccgccgccacaaCAGCAACAGCCGTGGACGCCCATGCATGGGGGCAGCTTCGACATGTCCTCGCTCGCCAGCAACTTCAGCACCATGACGCTCTCCCCTCTCGGCACGGGCGAATGGTATGCTGACTCGGGCGCTGGCTCCCACATGGTCAACAATGCTGGTATACTCACCACCTCTCACCCTCCCTCGTCATCACATCCTTCATCTATCATTGTTGGTGATGGGAACTTACTTCCCGTTACTTCCGTTGGATCACACTCTTTTTCGAACACTGGGCGTCCTCTAGTTCTTTCTAATGTTTTAGTTTCTCCAAACATTATTAAGAATCTGATTTCAGTTCGCCGTTTTACTACCGATAATAATTGTTCCATTGAGTTTGATCCGTTCGGTCTTTCTGTGAAGGATCTTCAGACACGGAGTGTGATCGCCAGGTGCAATAGCACGGGAGACCTTTACCCGTTCTTCATGCCATCCAGCACCACTGCCTTCACTGCTGTTGCATCTTCCACCACTCTATGGCATCGTCGTCTCGGTCATATCGGTTATGAGGCTTTGTCCACGCTCATTAGTTCCAATGCTATTCCATGTAATAAGCGCCATGATACTCATATTTGCCACGCTTGTCAGCTTGGTCGCCATGTGCGCCTTCCTTTTAGCATGTCAAACTCTCATGCCTCACACGCCTTTGATTTAATACATTGTGATCTTTGGACATCCCTAGTTGTTAGTGTGTCTGGCTACAAATATTATCTTGTTATTTTAGATGACTGCACACACTACACTTGGACGTTTCCTTTATGCCTCAAATCCGACACATTTGGTGCCATTACTCACTTTTTTTCCTATGTGCGTACGCAGTTCGGCTCCTCCATCAAGGCAGTCCAGTGCGACAACGGCCGTGAATTCGACCATTCTTCGGCCCACATGTTCTTCCTCACTCATGGAGTCGTTCTTCGCATGTCCTGCCCTTACACTTCACAGCAAAATGGGCGGGCCGAGCGCATTCTTCGCACTATAAATAATATTGTGCGCTCCATTCTTTTTCAGGCTAGTCTTCCTCCCGTTTATTGGGCTGACTCCTTGCACACTGCAACATATCTTCTCAATCGTCACCCCACTAAAACCCTAGACGGCCTCACTCCTTTCTTTTCCCTATATG